The genomic window TGCTTTGCGGTTCACTAAGCCTGGAGGCACAATCGAATTGGGCGGAAAGCAAGCCGCTGGCGGGGGCGTCATGATTTGGGTCAAGGATGATGGCGTTGGCATCCCAACAGAGCGTCAACCCCAAGTCTTTCAAAGCTTTGAGAGTTCGCGCGGTGGAGCTGGGCTTGGGTTAGCTCTCGTTCAGAGGTTTGTAGACCGCCATGGAGGGTGGGTTGAGTTGGAATCAATTGAACATGAAGGCACGCATGTGACGTGTTATTTACCAAAAGAAGCGCCAAGTGAGAGCGCGCATCCTGAGCTTTTTTCAGAAGGCGTTTGATCGTAGATGCTAAGGCGGTGTTTTACTGGCTTTCCGGAGTCTTTACAGTGATACCGTCTAGCTCGTCGCTCATTAGAATTTGGCAGCTAAGGCGCGAATTATCTTGGACACCCTCAGCAAAATCTAACATGGATTCCTCCATATCATCCATTGTTTTTAATTTGCCGAGCCATTCTTGGCCAATATAGACATGGCAGGTTGCGCAAGCACAGGCTCCGCCGCAATCAGCATCAATTTCAGGAACCATGTTCTGTACAGCTGCCTCCATAATGGATGTGCCTGCTTTCGCCTCGACTTCGCGCTGTGTACCCGCAGAGTCAGTGAAAATAATCTTAGCCATTTTATGCCCTAATTGTCTTAATATCAGAACTCTATCTAAGGACTTGCTATGAATTTTCAAGGCGCTATCAATACCAAGGTGACAAAGGTTTCTTGTAAAGATGAAGCGGAAATGAAGGCTCTCGGGGGCCGGATAGGTGCGCAATTGAATGTGGGGGATGTGATTGCCTTAACAGGCGAATTGGGCGCCGGGAAAACAACTTTAATTCGAGGTTTGATCCAATCATTTCAACCCAATGAAGAAGTGCCTTCTCCCACATATACTTTAGTTCAAACCTATGACCTTCCTGATTATGAGCTTTGGCATTGTGATTTATATCGGCTGAAACATCCTGATGAAGTCTTTGAATTAGGGTTGATAGATGCGATGGAAGAATGTGTTTGCGTAATTGAGTGGCCGGATAAAATGGGCCCGCATTTACCTGAAACCGCTCTGACCTTGAATGTAGGCTTCACAGAACAAGGGCGTGAAATTACGTTTGGGCCAGAATGGGCGGGAAGAAGTGACGAACAGATTAGATGAAATAGCTAGTTTTCTATCTTCCTGTGGTTGGGGAGATGCGATTCGAGAGCCGATACAAGGCGATGCTTCGACGCGAAGTTATGAGCGTTTGACCAGGGGGGCTGAAAAAGCTGTCTTAATGAATGCACCTAAAGGCGCGGAATTGCCATCCGAACCTGATGGGACGAGCGTCGCTGAAAGGAAAGCTTTGGGTTATAATGCGTTAGCCCGTCTGGCAGGCCCCAATATGGAGAGTTTTGTGGCTATTGCTTCAGAGCTGTCTCGGCGCGGACTATCCGCCCCTAAGATTATAGATGCAGACCTAGAACGGGGGTTTATCCTATTAGAAGATTTTGGTTCTACCGTTTTTGCAAAAGTAGTGGCGCAGGACGCCGATTTGGAACGGCCGCTATATGAAGCGGCCGTTGATAGTTTGGCAGCCATTTATCGATGTTCCTTTCCAACTGTTCTGTCGCATAATGATATAAAATGGACTGTAAGAGACTATGATGAAGCCGCCCTATTGGCTGAAACGGACTTGTTTTTGGATTGGTATGCCAAAGACTATAAGAAAAGTTTTGAAGGTGAAGCCCGGGAGGCATTTTATAAGCTCTATGCGAAGAGTTTTCGTTTGCTCAAGGCCCATGCTTCTGGCCTGGCACTGAGAGACTTTCATGCAGAGAATCTTTTTTGGCTACCTGAGAGACAAGGGGTCGCTAATGTCGGATTGATAGACTTTCAGGATGGATTGTTTGTACATCCTTCATATGATCTGATGTCGCTTATAACGGATATTCGGCGGGATGTTACGCCAGAATTGAAAGACAGATTAATTAGCCGTTTTTGCGAAAAGGCAGGGTTAAAGGACGACGAGGATTTCAGGGCTGCTTATTCTGTCATGAGCGTGCAGCGCGGAACTAAATTATTAGGCTTTCCTGTCCGAGCGGATTTGAAATTCGGAAAACCTCAATATAGGGCACTCTTGCCGCGTGTGAAACGTCATTTAAATGATGACTTATTACACCCTGCCGTAGCCGACATTCGCGTATGGTTCGAGAACAACATGCCAGAGGCTTTGATATGACGGCGCCAATACAAACGGCAATGGTCATGGCTGCAGGCTACGGCACGCGTATGCGCCCTCTTACAAATGACAAGTCGAAAGCCATGGTCGAAGTAGGAGGTAGGCCACTAATTGATCATATGCTTGATAGATTGGCAGCCGCAGGTGTGCAGCGAGCAATTATCAATGTTCATGCGCATGCAGATCATTTGGAATCGCATTTGAAGAGACATCAAAGCAGTCTTGAAATCATTATTTCAGATGAACGAGATACCCTATTAGAGACCGGTGGAGGGGTGGTGAAGGCCTTACCGCTATTGGGAATGGATCCGATTTATATTTGCAATATTGATGCGATTTGGGTGGAGTTTGCACCAGTCCTCAGTTGGCTTCAATCAAATTGGAACCCAGAAGAAATGGATGAGCTTTTGCTTCTGGCGCGGAAGGATATGTCTTTGGGGCATGATGGGGCAGGGGATTTTGACCTCTCTGAAACGGGCCATCTAACGCGCCGCAAGAATGATACATCGCCATATTACTATTCAGGAGTTCAGATATTTAAGCCATATTTGGCAAAACACCATCCCGTAGAAAAATTTTCGAGAAACCTGATTTGGAATGAAAGCCTTGAGAGAAAAGGCTTGTTTGGTACGGTTATGCCTGGTTTCTGGATGCATGTTGGGGATCCAAAGGCGAGAATTGCTGCAGAAGCGGTCTTGGAACAGGCTAAACGAGTATGAGCTTGCGCGGCGTTTATAATATGCCTTCGGGATTACCATTCCTTGAGGCTTTGGCGAAAGGCCTTCACGCAGAATATGGTGATGAACTTTCGCGCGCCTTGATTTTACTGCCCACGCGCCGCGCCGTTAGGGGGCTTACGGATGTTTTTGTACAAATTGCCAGAGACGGTAAGACGGGTGTTGCGCTCTTACCGCGTCTTAACACTCTTGCCGATATTGACCCGAATGAGCCTCCCTTTGAACCCAGTGATGTAGCGGGTCTTGTTCCCCCTGCAATAGATAGCGTTCAGAGACGCTTTGAAATGGCGCGTGTGATAGAACAGTTTTATCGCCGTGCCTCTGATCTGCCACTTGATGCGGCTGCGGCTCTATCGCTGGCTGATCCACTTTTGGCGATTTTGGATGATGCGGCGGCAGAAGAAACTAAAATTTCTGACCTTGCGGCTTTAGCGGATATACAAGCCTTTGCAGCAGAACATTTCCAGCATCAAGCTGAGCTTTATAAAATCATTCAAACCTACTGGCCGCAAAGGTTGAAAGAAATAAATGCACTTGAGCCCAAAACACGGCAGGTGCGTGTGCTGGATACGTTAACGGCGCAATGGAGAGATAATCCACCTGATTACCCTATCGTCATTGCAGGTTCGACAGGGACCCTAGGGGCTACGGCTCGGCTGATGGCCTGTGTTTCAGAGCTTCCGAAAGGTGTCGTCGTTTTGCCTGGGCTTACAAATAGCACGACTGAGGTGTGGGAGGCGATAGATGAGCAACACCCACAAAACGCACTGAAAAATTTGTTGAACACAATGGGTGTTGAAAGAGGGAGCGTTAAAAACTGGCCGTTTCTTGATAAAACAAATGCCGCCAAAGAACGAGATTTGAAATCACGGCGGAATCTTATCGCTGAATCTTTGGTTCCCGTTGATAATACGAGTGACTGGTTGAAGCGGATTCAGACTCTTAGACAGAACGCAAAGACGGACGGGTTATCGGGCGACCCATTTATTACCGGCATGCAGGGCTTATCAGTCTTAGAGGCCTCTAATGACGAGGAAGAGGCGTTAGTTATCGCGCTTATAATGAGGGAGACGCTTGAGTCTAAAGAGCGAACGGCGGCCTTAGTAACGCCTGATCAGGCTTTGGCACGGCGAGTAAAAGCGCGCCTGCGTCGTTGGTCTGTGGATGTCGATTTGTCTCAGGGTGAACCCTTGGAAGAAACACCAATTGGTGGGTTCTTAAGCGCTATTGTAGATTGGCTAGCCGACCCGCAAAGCCCTGTATCTATGGCGGTTTTATTCAATCATCCCCTGACGCAATTGGAAGGAGATTTCGGCTCTGCGAGAAGAGAGTGGCAAGCTCTTGAAAAATCTGTTTTCCGAGGCGTAAGGCCCTCGGCACATGAAATACAAAAGAGAGACAAGACCCAATTAATTGAACGGTTAAACCTTGCATTGGCCCCACTCTTAGGGGTGGAAGATAACGCGTCTGTTGAAACTTGGGCGACGGCTCTGTGGCAATCAGCCATAAACCTCTCTCAAACCAATGAGGAAAAAGCGGAAACAATATGGACAAGCCTTGGCGGGAGAGAGGCGCAATCCGTATTACAATCACTGGTAGATTATGGACATAATCTACCAAATATAGGGGCAAAAGGTTTAGCCCGTCTTTTGGCTGTGCTTATGCGAGGAAAGGTCGTTCGGCCACCATTTGGCACCCATCCACGCCTGACAATTTTGGGCCCCTTAGAAGCCCGTATGCTAAGCGCAGATACGATTATATTGGGGGGGCTAAATGAGGGGGTTTGGCCTGCTACGCCCAAGGTTGAGCCATTTTTGTCACGTGGCATGAGAAAAGCTGTCGGATTATCCTTGCCTGAAAAACGCTTTGGACTTTCAGCGCATGATTTTGCTGAACTTGCTTCTAATCCAAATGTTATTTTAACACGCTCTCGACGAAGTGGTGGTAGCCCAATGGTCGCTTCGCGGTGGCTGTGGCGTCTGAACACTTTGCTTACTGGCGCATTAGGTAAAGAAGAAGCCGAAGCGGTATTGGGGGATAAAGCTCACTATCTCGAATGGGTAGATGCTTTGGATACTGTTTTGCCAGAACAAGTAAAGCCAGCGGCCCCGCCTGAACCACGGCCCGCTAAAGATGAGCGATGGCAGTTTAGTCGCGGGCGTTCAGTTTCTATTACCCAAGTGAAAACCTGGATTCGTGATCCTTACTCTATTTTTGCTAAACATGCGTTGGGGTTGAAATCTCTTGACCCATTAGATGCCAATCACGGGGCAGGGGATTTTGGGACAGCGATACATAATGGCCTTGAAGGTTTTTTACGGACTCAGCAGCGTGTTGATAATGCAAACGCAGCCGCGAATGACATAGGTAGCGCGGCTGACCAAGTCCCTGAGGTATTAGTTGAGCAACTAAATGCGTCCTTCAAAGAGTCTGGTTATTCGTCAGAAGAAATATCAAAAGAACAATCGCGCTTTCATGCCATCGCCAAAAGTTTCTTGGATTGGCTAAAGACTCGCAGGGCCGCAGGATTTGATGTGTATGGTATCGAAGAAGAAGCGCACTTTGAGATTACAGGTCTGAATTTTACTTTGACTGGAAAAGCCGATTTAATTGAGCGCAGCCCTGCTGGTTACGGCGTCATCGATTATAAAACTGGAACGCCGTCTTCTGCTAAGGTTGTTATGGCAGGGTTCGATCCACAGCTCCCCTTAACTGCGTGGCTATTGGCGCAAGGTGGATTCAAAGGGTTGGCCAAAGGCGAGACAATTGAGATGGGATATGTACGGGTTAAAGGGTCTAATGATGATTTCTCCCATACTCAGTTAACCGTACCTTTTGTAAAGGATGGTCTTTCGGCTGAAGATTACGCCAGTGAAGCCTTCAATAGTTTGCGGGAATTAATTCTGGCCTATGATGACCCAAATACGGCCTATTACTCACAGCCACGTATTCAATATACCCATGATTACGGAGATTATGATGATTTGGCGCGACGCCCAGAGTGGGCTTCGCTTGGGCGAGATTTTGGCGCATGATAATTCCCATTGATATCGCATATAAGAAAGCGGTTGCGGCTCAGTCTGAGGCCGCTAATCCGCAACAAACCCGCATGGTGTCGGCGAATGCAGGGTCAGGTAAAACGCGGGTTTTAGTAGACCGTGTGTCGCGAATTTTGTTGCAACGTGTGGCGCCCGAGAAAATACTTTGCCTTACATACACCAAAGCTGCCGCGACAGAGATGCAAGACCGGCTTTATGAGACACTTGGTAAGTGGTCTATCCTTGATGAAAAGGCGTTGCATGAAAATTTACGTCAAGTTTTGGGAGAAGACTTTCATGACATTGCTCTCGCTAGAAGCTTGTTCGCTAAAGCGTTGGAGACACCGGAAGGCCTTAAAGTACAAACAATTCATGCTTTTTGCGAACGGGTCTTGTCACGTTTCCCTATCGAGGCAGGCATATTGCCTGGATTTGAACCGATTGAGGACGGAGAAAAAACAAAACTAGCGCAAGACGTTCGGCAACAAATATTGAAAAAGGCTATGGAGGACCCCGAAGGGGATATTAATCGCGCCCTTCAAATGCTGACATTAAAAATGGCAGACCAAACCTTGGAAGGCTTGTTTGCTTGGATGTCCACAGCGGGAGAGCGCATTGTAGAGTGGAAAGAATCTGGTGGGACAGAAACCCTTAGGCACCTGCTTGGATTAAAGGCTACGGATACAGTTGACTCACTGCTTGCAGATTTTTGGGCTGCAACAGATGAGGAAGTCTTAGAGGCCGCCATTCCTATACTTGAGAGCGGCCTGAAAACGGATCAAGGCGTAGCAGCGCGAATAAGAGAAACTCTTGCAATGGGAAGCACTTTGAAAGCTTTCCATCATTATGCTTTGGTGTTTTTGACACAATCTGGTGGCTTGAGAAAAAATCCTGTCACCAAGAAAACCATGTTAGCGACGCAATTTTATTTTTCCGCAGAAGGTAAAGAGGCAGCCCGCGTGGTAAATTTTTATGATACGCTAAAGTCTATTGAGGTGCTCAGCTTAACGCAGGCTGTTTTTACTTTGGCTGCACCTTATGCTGAGATTTTTGCTAAAGCCAAGCGGGATAGACGAGCACTCGATTTCAATGATCAAATTCTATTGGTGAAAGACTTACTGAGTAAAAAAGCGGTTTCAGATTGGGTTCTATATAAGCTAGATGGCGGTATTGAACATATATTGCTTGATGAAGCGCAAGATACATCACCCGAACAATGGTCCATCATTAACAGCCTGTCCGAAGCCTTTATTCAAGATAACCCAGATAGAGATTCAAAAAACCCACGCACGCTCTTTGCTGTAGGAGACGAGAAGCAATCCATTTATGGGTTCCAAGGGGCGAAGCCTGAACAATTCCTCAGCGAAATTAAATCACGATTAGTTGGCGAAGCTAAGCAAGTAC from Litorimonas taeanensis includes these protein-coding regions:
- a CDS encoding 2Fe-2S iron-sulfur cluster-binding protein; the encoded protein is MAKIIFTDSAGTQREVEAKAGTSIMEAAVQNMVPEIDADCGGACACATCHVYIGQEWLGKLKTMDDMEESMLDFAEGVQDNSRLSCQILMSDELDGITVKTPESQ
- the tsaE gene encoding tRNA (adenosine(37)-N6)-threonylcarbamoyltransferase complex ATPase subunit type 1 TsaE, whose translation is MNFQGAINTKVTKVSCKDEAEMKALGGRIGAQLNVGDVIALTGELGAGKTTLIRGLIQSFQPNEEVPSPTYTLVQTYDLPDYELWHCDLYRLKHPDEVFELGLIDAMEECVCVIEWPDKMGPHLPETALTLNVGFTEQGREITFGPEWAGRSDEQIR
- a CDS encoding aminoglycoside phosphotransferase family protein, yielding MTNRLDEIASFLSSCGWGDAIREPIQGDASTRSYERLTRGAEKAVLMNAPKGAELPSEPDGTSVAERKALGYNALARLAGPNMESFVAIASELSRRGLSAPKIIDADLERGFILLEDFGSTVFAKVVAQDADLERPLYEAAVDSLAAIYRCSFPTVLSHNDIKWTVRDYDEAALLAETDLFLDWYAKDYKKSFEGEAREAFYKLYAKSFRLLKAHASGLALRDFHAENLFWLPERQGVANVGLIDFQDGLFVHPSYDLMSLITDIRRDVTPELKDRLISRFCEKAGLKDDEDFRAAYSVMSVQRGTKLLGFPVRADLKFGKPQYRALLPRVKRHLNDDLLHPAVADIRVWFENNMPEALI
- a CDS encoding nucleotidyltransferase family protein — encoded protein: MTAPIQTAMVMAAGYGTRMRPLTNDKSKAMVEVGGRPLIDHMLDRLAAAGVQRAIINVHAHADHLESHLKRHQSSLEIIISDERDTLLETGGGVVKALPLLGMDPIYICNIDAIWVEFAPVLSWLQSNWNPEEMDELLLLARKDMSLGHDGAGDFDLSETGHLTRRKNDTSPYYYSGVQIFKPYLAKHHPVEKFSRNLIWNESLERKGLFGTVMPGFWMHVGDPKARIAAEAVLEQAKRV
- a CDS encoding PD-(D/E)XK nuclease family protein; its protein translation is MSLRGVYNMPSGLPFLEALAKGLHAEYGDELSRALILLPTRRAVRGLTDVFVQIARDGKTGVALLPRLNTLADIDPNEPPFEPSDVAGLVPPAIDSVQRRFEMARVIEQFYRRASDLPLDAAAALSLADPLLAILDDAAAEETKISDLAALADIQAFAAEHFQHQAELYKIIQTYWPQRLKEINALEPKTRQVRVLDTLTAQWRDNPPDYPIVIAGSTGTLGATARLMACVSELPKGVVVLPGLTNSTTEVWEAIDEQHPQNALKNLLNTMGVERGSVKNWPFLDKTNAAKERDLKSRRNLIAESLVPVDNTSDWLKRIQTLRQNAKTDGLSGDPFITGMQGLSVLEASNDEEEALVIALIMRETLESKERTAALVTPDQALARRVKARLRRWSVDVDLSQGEPLEETPIGGFLSAIVDWLADPQSPVSMAVLFNHPLTQLEGDFGSARREWQALEKSVFRGVRPSAHEIQKRDKTQLIERLNLALAPLLGVEDNASVETWATALWQSAINLSQTNEEKAETIWTSLGGREAQSVLQSLVDYGHNLPNIGAKGLARLLAVLMRGKVVRPPFGTHPRLTILGPLEARMLSADTIILGGLNEGVWPATPKVEPFLSRGMRKAVGLSLPEKRFGLSAHDFAELASNPNVILTRSRRSGGSPMVASRWLWRLNTLLTGALGKEEAEAVLGDKAHYLEWVDALDTVLPEQVKPAAPPEPRPAKDERWQFSRGRSVSITQVKTWIRDPYSIFAKHALGLKSLDPLDANHGAGDFGTAIHNGLEGFLRTQQRVDNANAAANDIGSAADQVPEVLVEQLNASFKESGYSSEEISKEQSRFHAIAKSFLDWLKTRRAAGFDVYGIEEEAHFEITGLNFTLTGKADLIERSPAGYGVIDYKTGTPSSAKVVMAGFDPQLPLTAWLLAQGGFKGLAKGETIEMGYVRVKGSNDDFSHTQLTVPFVKDGLSAEDYASEAFNSLRELILAYDDPNTAYYSQPRIQYTHDYGDYDDLARRPEWASLGRDFGA